CATATTTATTTTTGCTTGAAAATGAAGCAGTTTCAGTAAGTCAAACAGAATGATTTTTTAGCGGATGAAAAGTACAGGCATAAAAAATAGCTAGTTTACATTCGAACCATCTAAGAAAGTCGCAAAAATGCCAACTTTGATTTTGGATAAGTATTAGAAGCTATTTCAGAAGCTCAAACACACAGCGATACCCTCACAACCAAGACTTATATCAACACTTCAAATGTTATACCAATGGCTGTTGGTGAGATTGCCTATCGAAACCTTAAATATTAAATGGTGGGAATTTGGTGGCAATTTTCTCAAAAATGCACCTAAAAACACTCCATGGTGTGAACCATGAAGTGTTGATAAAAGCTGATATAAAGCCGTTTCTTAACGTTTTGAGAACTGGCTAGCTTTACGTGCTTTCTTAAGACCTGGTTTCTTACGTTCTACCATACGAGCGTCACGTGTAAGAAGGCCAGCGCGTTTAAGAGAGTCGCGGAAATCTGGGTCTACTTGAAGAAGGGCACGAGCGATACCATGACGGATAGCTCCTGATTGACCTGCATAACCACCACCTACAACGTTTACGAAAACATCGTAGCTTCCTACTGTTGATGTAACAGCAAATGGTTGGTTGATAACCAAACGAAGGTCAGCGTGTGGGATGTACTCTTCTACATCTTTTTTGTTAACAGTGATTTTACCAGTTCCTGGAACAAGGCGAACGCGTGCAACAGCGTTTTTACGACGTCCAGTACCTGCATATTGTGCTTGTGACATACTTTATTTGTTCCTTTCCTTAGATAAGTCCTGAAATATCAAGAACTTCTGGTTGTTGTGCAGCGTGGTTGTGCTCAGAACCAACGAATACTTTCAATTTCATCCCTTGAGCGCGGCCAAGAGTGTTGTGTGGAAGCATTCCTTTAACTGATTTTTCAATCAAACGAA
The window above is part of the Streptococcus himalayensis genome. Proteins encoded here:
- the rpsI gene encoding 30S ribosomal protein S9, whose product is MSQAQYAGTGRRKNAVARVRLVPGTGKITVNKKDVEEYIPHADLRLVINQPFAVTSTVGSYDVFVNVVGGGYAGQSGAIRHGIARALLQVDPDFRDSLKRAGLLTRDARMVERKKPGLKKARKASQFSKR